A single genomic interval of Bradyrhizobium japonicum USDA 6 harbors:
- a CDS encoding AAA family ATPase, which produces MNLHAFDREFGPTPDTYPESADGEPVVEPSPAKPVYAAITPAAWKGTEPEQQRWVASARIPSGDLTIVSGNGGSGKTEILVQLLVYVAAGLGDWLGCTVETGTALFLSCEEPEHNIRDRVERICAHRCIDPYNLPDLHMVFPDLESTWLVHSNKDGRLSRAPLLDFLEEWIVAHQPRLVVVDNVAAVFDGEAIARRQVRAFLAMLRKIARKHDTAIVLLDHPSVRGMADGSGTANSVDWRNSVRSMLHLSDPEKDDPDARTLTVTKSNRGRTGEKVTLRWEGLTFTTALAGESSSYRAAADRDVEDLFLRLLDKRNAQGRPVHAKNAKGSAPTEFADDPEAAGVKVNAFRGAMERLLSAGNICVVETGSASRRRTHLERRA; this is translated from the coding sequence ATGAATCTGCACGCCTTCGATCGAGAGTTTGGGCCGACGCCGGATACCTACCCCGAAAGCGCGGATGGGGAGCCTGTCGTGGAGCCGAGCCCGGCGAAGCCTGTCTATGCGGCCATCACTCCCGCCGCGTGGAAAGGCACTGAGCCTGAGCAGCAGAGATGGGTTGCGTCCGCGCGCATCCCAAGCGGTGATTTGACCATCGTGTCTGGCAATGGAGGCAGCGGCAAGACCGAGATATTGGTCCAGTTGCTCGTCTACGTCGCCGCTGGCCTCGGTGATTGGCTCGGCTGCACCGTCGAGACCGGCACCGCGCTGTTTCTGAGCTGCGAGGAGCCGGAACACAATATCCGCGATCGCGTCGAGCGCATCTGTGCGCACAGGTGCATTGACCCGTACAATCTGCCGGACTTGCACATGGTATTCCCCGATCTGGAGAGCACTTGGCTGGTCCACTCCAACAAGGACGGCCGTCTCTCGCGCGCTCCACTGCTTGACTTTCTGGAAGAATGGATAGTCGCGCACCAGCCCCGCTTGGTGGTTGTCGACAACGTGGCCGCGGTGTTCGACGGCGAAGCCATCGCACGCCGGCAGGTCCGCGCATTCCTCGCGATGCTGCGCAAGATCGCCCGGAAGCATGACACCGCCATCGTGCTGCTCGATCACCCCTCAGTGCGCGGCATGGCGGATGGCAGCGGTACGGCCAACTCGGTGGACTGGCGCAACTCGGTGCGTTCGATGCTGCACCTGTCCGATCCTGAGAAGGACGATCCGGACGCTCGCACCCTCACCGTGACCAAATCCAACCGTGGCCGCACCGGTGAGAAGGTGACGCTCCGCTGGGAAGGGCTCACCTTCACCACGGCTTTGGCTGGCGAAAGTTCCTCGTATCGAGCAGCCGCAGACCGCGACGTCGAGGATCTGTTCCTGCGTCTCCTCGACAAGCGCAACGCCCAGGGTCGCCCCGTGCATGCCAAGAATGCCAAGGGCAGCGCGCCGACCGAATTTGCCGACGATCCGGAGGCCGCTGGCGTCAAGGTCAACGCATTCAGGGGGGCCATGGAGCGCCTGCTGTCCGCCGGCAACATCTGTGTTGTCGAAACCGGTTCGGCATCTCGGCGCCGCACTCACCTCGAAAGGAGGGCATGA
- a CDS encoding SGNH/GDSL hydrolase family protein codes for MRRAFPWILSVVLLIAALGAVYAFRPLSYPEKREKMIFADLRQARDPIIVFGDSITELAKLPQRLCGHPVINAGIGGLRIKDFDTIAPRISEQHRPFMVVVALGANDRGSEDAGADTSRLLRLLRDRSDKIISLSVTPDPKTDDLMRRANEGAEISYVDTHIEETDRRDGVHLNAGGSDKFLSALASAIQAECR; via the coding sequence ATGCGCCGCGCATTCCCGTGGATATTGTCAGTCGTTCTTTTGATCGCCGCGTTGGGCGCGGTCTACGCTTTCAGGCCACTCAGCTACCCCGAGAAGCGAGAGAAGATGATCTTTGCGGACCTCCGCCAAGCGAGAGACCCGATCATCGTTTTTGGCGACAGCATCACCGAGCTCGCCAAACTCCCTCAGCGGCTATGCGGTCACCCGGTGATAAATGCTGGCATCGGAGGCTTGCGGATCAAGGACTTCGACACAATCGCGCCGCGCATTTCTGAGCAGCATCGGCCGTTTATGGTTGTCGTCGCGCTCGGTGCAAACGATAGAGGATCTGAAGATGCTGGCGCGGATACCTCTCGCCTGCTTCGTCTTTTACGAGACCGGAGCGACAAGATCATCAGCCTTTCGGTTACGCCAGATCCGAAGACGGACGATCTCATGAGGCGGGCGAACGAAGGCGCCGAAATCTCCTACGTTGACACCCACATTGAAGAGACCGACAGGAGGGATGGTGTCCACCTTAACGCGGGGGGGAGCGACAAATTTTTGTCCGCGCTGGCTTCCGCAATCCAAGCCGAATGCCGTTAG
- a CDS encoding tyrosine-type recombinase/integrase: protein MKQLISKTTVDALPAGALLVDTKIDGFVARKLPSGKVSYGFRYRKNGKQWWLGLGVHGQSGTTADTARAQAKVFQGQVAGGKDPGAAKLAEREKALQAKQAARNTVDAVLDQFVKRHVEGLRSAATVKQCLDDYVRPKIGSKSIYDLKRRDIVDMLDAIEGKDGELAVTADRVLAYVRKAFNWQMARDDEFTSPIVKGMARTKPAERARDRILADDEIRSLWKALGSTEAGPEPFRKLVRVLLLTAQRRDEIGLMQAEEIDGDVFVIPGDRYKTGEINAVPLTTAARQWIGDRKSGYMFSATEGKRPFSGYSKAKNQLDAVIAKQRKADELKPMAGWRLHDLRRTARSLMSRAGINSDIAELVLGHKLPGIRRVYDRYSYAAEKRDALEKLAGLISIILNPPADNVVQMGARA from the coding sequence GTGAAGCAATTGATCAGCAAAACCACCGTGGATGCTCTGCCGGCCGGCGCTCTGCTGGTCGATACCAAGATTGACGGCTTCGTTGCCCGTAAGCTGCCGAGCGGAAAGGTCTCCTACGGCTTCCGGTATCGAAAGAACGGCAAGCAATGGTGGTTGGGGCTGGGTGTTCACGGCCAGAGCGGCACCACGGCCGACACAGCCCGGGCCCAGGCCAAGGTTTTCCAGGGCCAGGTCGCTGGCGGCAAGGATCCTGGCGCCGCCAAGCTGGCCGAGCGAGAGAAGGCCCTTCAGGCGAAGCAGGCCGCTCGGAACACTGTCGACGCGGTGCTTGACCAATTCGTCAAGCGGCACGTCGAAGGCCTTCGGAGCGCCGCCACGGTCAAGCAATGCCTCGATGACTACGTGCGCCCGAAGATCGGCAGCAAATCGATCTACGACCTTAAGCGCCGCGACATCGTGGATATGCTGGACGCAATCGAAGGCAAGGACGGCGAGCTGGCCGTGACCGCGGATCGCGTTCTCGCCTACGTCCGGAAGGCCTTCAACTGGCAGATGGCTCGAGATGATGAATTCACCTCCCCCATCGTCAAAGGAATGGCCCGCACGAAGCCCGCCGAGCGCGCGCGCGATCGCATCTTGGCCGACGATGAAATCCGCAGCCTGTGGAAAGCGCTGGGCAGCACCGAGGCCGGCCCCGAGCCGTTCCGCAAGCTGGTCCGCGTGTTGCTGCTGACGGCGCAGCGTCGGGACGAAATCGGGCTCATGCAGGCGGAGGAAATCGACGGCGACGTGTTTGTCATTCCCGGCGACCGCTACAAAACGGGTGAAATCAATGCCGTGCCATTAACGACCGCCGCCCGCCAATGGATTGGCGACCGCAAGTCCGGTTACATGTTCTCGGCCACTGAGGGCAAAAGGCCCTTCAGCGGGTATAGCAAGGCCAAGAACCAGCTCGATGCCGTGATTGCCAAGCAGCGCAAGGCGGACGAACTGAAGCCAATGGCTGGTTGGCGACTGCATGACCTGCGGCGCACCGCGCGGAGCCTCATGTCCCGCGCCGGCATCAACAGCGACATTGCGGAGCTCGTTCTCGGCCACAAGCTGCCCGGCATCCGCCGCGTCTATGACCGATACAGTTACGCCGCGGAGAAGCGCGACGCGCTGGAGAAGCTTGCGGGACTGATTTCGATCATCCTTAACCCACCGGCGGACAACGTTGTGCAGATGGGGGCGCGGGCATGA
- a CDS encoding arylsulfatase, protein MSSDFENKNNQSGAQKKIDRRNLLLGTSSIVAAAALTSEALAQAQKATPAPAASPAGGSRKPNILFIMGDDIGWFNVSAYNMGVMGYRTPNIDRIGKEGAVFTDWYGQQSCTAGRAAFITGQSPIRTGLTKVGLPGAELGLGPLDPSVADVLKTYGYATGQFGKNHLGDRDEHLPTAHGFDEFFGNLYHLNAEEEPENPDYPKDPEFRKKFGPRGVLKATSDGKIENTGPLTSKRMETVDEEFLAGAKDFINRQHRANRPWFCYFNSTRMHIFTHLKKESEGKTGLGVYPDGMVEHDGHVGELLKLVDDLGVADNTIVVYTTDNGAEVFTWPDGGATPFKGEKATNWEGGFRVPCLIRWPGVIKPGTIVNDICSHEDFIPTFAAANGDGALVENLKKGSTLNGKSFKVHLDGMNLLPFLKGDAPKSPREEFLYWSDDGDLMALRIKDWKVVFMEQHTEVNPKTPLGVWQGNFTKLRGPNLYNLRADPFERGPDSIAYGDWQAHRAFMFVPAQAIVARYIESFKDFPPRAKAASFTVSDVMEKITAAGPNKN, encoded by the coding sequence ATGAGTAGCGACTTCGAAAACAAGAACAACCAGTCCGGGGCTCAAAAAAAGATAGATCGTCGAAACCTGCTTCTCGGAACCTCATCGATCGTGGCGGCAGCGGCACTGACCTCGGAGGCGTTGGCCCAGGCACAGAAGGCGACACCCGCGCCGGCCGCATCGCCCGCAGGCGGCTCGCGCAAGCCGAATATTCTCTTCATCATGGGTGACGATATCGGCTGGTTTAATGTTAGCGCCTACAACATGGGGGTCATGGGTTACCGCACCCCCAACATCGACCGCATCGGCAAGGAAGGCGCCGTCTTCACCGATTGGTACGGTCAGCAGAGCTGTACCGCGGGACGGGCCGCCTTCATCACCGGGCAATCGCCGATCCGAACCGGACTTACGAAGGTCGGCCTTCCCGGCGCGGAGCTTGGCCTCGGACCACTCGATCCCAGCGTGGCGGACGTGCTGAAAACCTACGGCTACGCCACAGGTCAGTTCGGCAAGAACCATCTTGGCGATCGCGACGAGCACCTGCCAACTGCGCACGGCTTCGACGAGTTCTTCGGCAATCTCTATCACCTGAATGCGGAAGAGGAGCCGGAGAACCCCGACTATCCCAAGGATCCGGAATTCCGGAAGAAGTTCGGGCCGCGCGGCGTCCTCAAGGCGACGAGCGACGGCAAGATCGAGAACACCGGGCCGCTCACCTCCAAACGCATGGAGACAGTGGACGAGGAGTTCCTGGCGGGTGCGAAGGATTTCATCAACCGTCAGCACCGCGCCAACAGGCCGTGGTTCTGCTACTTCAACTCGACACGAATGCACATTTTCACGCACCTCAAGAAGGAGTCAGAAGGCAAGACGGGTCTCGGTGTCTACCCGGACGGCATGGTCGAGCACGATGGACATGTGGGTGAGTTGTTGAAGCTCGTCGATGACCTCGGTGTCGCCGACAATACGATCGTGGTTTACACCACGGACAATGGCGCCGAGGTCTTCACATGGCCGGATGGCGGCGCGACTCCGTTTAAAGGCGAGAAGGCGACGAATTGGGAGGGCGGCTTCCGGGTGCCATGCCTCATTCGCTGGCCGGGCGTGATCAAGCCTGGCACCATCGTCAACGATATTTGCTCGCACGAGGATTTCATTCCGACTTTCGCGGCCGCGAATGGCGACGGTGCTCTCGTCGAAAACCTGAAGAAGGGCTCCACGCTCAACGGCAAGAGCTTCAAGGTTCACCTCGACGGCATGAACCTACTCCCGTTCCTGAAGGGCGATGCACCGAAATCGCCGCGCGAAGAGTTTCTTTACTGGAGTGATGACGGCGACTTGATGGCACTCCGCATCAAGGATTGGAAGGTCGTGTTCATGGAGCAGCACACCGAGGTCAATCCCAAGACTCCGCTCGGGGTCTGGCAAGGGAATTTCACCAAGCTACGTGGACCAAATCTCTACAATTTGCGGGCAGACCCATTCGAGCGCGGGCCCGATAGTATCGCTTACGGGGATTGGCAAGCCCATCGCGCCTTCATGTTCGTGCCGGCCCAAGCCATCGTCGCGCGCTACATCGAAAGCTTCAAGGACTTCCCGCCACGGGCCAAGGCGGCGAGCTTCACGGTTAGCGATGTCATGGAAAAGATCACCGCGGCGGGCCCAAACAAGAACTGA
- a CDS encoding terminase large subunit domain-containing protein, producing the protein MSEKEAKALARAQAELNRRLTENRLKYYRPYPKQRSFHEAGLVYRERLFRAANQVGKTIAGGFEAAMHATGRYPDDWRGKVFDEPTFAWVGSPTGETLRDNPQRILLGRVGQHGTGSIPKDAIVETVPGAGVSDLVGTIIVRWGGGGDVQAGQSSIGLKSYVQGREKWQGETLHWLWFDEEPPEDIYSEGLTRTNVTGGPVWLTFTPLLGMSEVVRRFLLEKSPDRHDTSMTIEEAEHFTPEQRQKIITSYPVHERDARTKGIPILGSGRIFPVTEESITVAPFEIPTHWHRIGGMDFGWDHPFAAVELAWDADQDIAYVIKAHRLREATPVVHAGAIRSWGPLPWAWPRDGRRETLEGAGVALAEQYRAQQLNMLDVHAQFEDGSVSVEAGLMDMLTRMETGKLKVFSTLLDWFEEFRLYHRKDGKVVKLGDDLLSATRYGMMMLRFAEQIYRRDKPRRRRGFFWGGGHDTGAWMSG; encoded by the coding sequence TTGAGCGAGAAGGAAGCCAAAGCGCTGGCGAGGGCGCAGGCGGAGCTAAACCGGCGCTTAACTGAGAACCGGCTCAAATACTATCGGCCCTACCCCAAGCAGCGTTCGTTCCACGAGGCCGGGCTTGTCTATCGCGAGCGGCTGTTTCGAGCGGCCAACCAGGTCGGCAAGACCATTGCCGGCGGCTTTGAAGCTGCAATGCATGCGACCGGCCGTTACCCTGACGATTGGAGGGGCAAGGTTTTCGATGAGCCCACCTTCGCCTGGGTTGGCAGTCCGACCGGGGAGACGCTGCGGGACAATCCACAGCGCATCCTGCTTGGTCGTGTCGGACAGCACGGTACGGGCTCGATCCCCAAGGACGCCATCGTGGAGACTGTGCCGGGCGCTGGTGTGTCCGACCTCGTGGGGACGATCATCGTTCGCTGGGGTGGCGGTGGTGACGTCCAGGCCGGCCAGAGCTCGATCGGCTTGAAATCCTATGTCCAAGGTCGCGAGAAGTGGCAGGGCGAAACCCTGCACTGGCTTTGGTTCGACGAAGAGCCCCCGGAGGACATCTATTCGGAAGGTCTGACGCGAACCAACGTCACAGGCGGCCCCGTGTGGCTGACGTTCACCCCTCTGCTTGGCATGTCGGAGGTGGTGCGGCGCTTCCTGCTCGAGAAGTCTCCGGACCGCCACGATACCTCGATGACGATTGAGGAGGCCGAGCACTTCACGCCAGAGCAGCGGCAGAAGATCATCACCAGCTATCCGGTCCATGAACGCGACGCCCGAACCAAGGGTATCCCGATCCTGGGCTCTGGCCGCATCTTCCCGGTGACGGAGGAATCGATCACGGTCGCACCGTTCGAGATCCCGACCCACTGGCACCGGATCGGCGGAATGGACTTCGGCTGGGACCACCCCTTTGCCGCGGTCGAACTCGCCTGGGATGCTGATCAGGACATCGCCTATGTGATCAAGGCGCACCGGCTACGGGAAGCCACTCCCGTGGTGCACGCGGGCGCCATCAGGTCTTGGGGCCCCCTGCCCTGGGCATGGCCCCGAGACGGCCGCCGGGAGACGCTGGAGGGCGCCGGCGTGGCGTTGGCTGAGCAGTACCGCGCGCAGCAACTCAACATGCTGGACGTCCACGCGCAGTTTGAGGACGGCTCTGTCAGCGTCGAGGCCGGCCTAATGGACATGCTGACCCGGATGGAGACCGGCAAGCTGAAAGTCTTCAGCACCCTGCTCGACTGGTTCGAGGAGTTTCGGCTGTACCACCGCAAGGACGGCAAGGTGGTGAAGCTGGGAGACGACCTCCTCTCAGCCACGCGCTACGGGATGATGATGCTTCGCTTTGCCGAGCAGATCTATCGGCGAGACAAGCCGCGGCGCCGGCGTGGCTTCTTCTGGGGCGGCGGGCACGACACGGGCGCCTGGATGAGCGGCTAG
- a CDS encoding helix-turn-helix domain-containing protein, translating to MGQLLLVDSRKLDGFEGLHQAVHGSHVDVMQLGRGRLRGSLSHVGIGDFSLSIGTFSVGMRTQRVSSDDKLIIGMLLAAEERVTHWSFDMRLNDVLVIPPLLEHDGIFHGASAYAALRFDINEVASLFGGEARLSNPETWRRRDHFRADPDSGAIAAHRLVRIMSHLRTYRSGLTPSTADFWKRSIVECMAANVMSSLPPDDTGWLPSARRLIRRVEEYLDEAGTRPVHVSEICAALGVSRRTLHRAFQEVFGLGPVSFLRHKRLCAVHSILHESVPGSTTVAAVAMQQGFYELGRFSQYYHAMFGERPSQTLGGRTVPRLRVQPSGYEL from the coding sequence ATGGGCCAATTGCTTCTGGTTGATTCGCGTAAGCTCGACGGCTTCGAAGGTCTTCACCAGGCCGTTCACGGCTCGCACGTCGATGTCATGCAGCTGGGGCGCGGGCGATTGCGCGGATCGCTGTCCCATGTCGGAATCGGCGATTTCTCGCTCAGCATCGGCACCTTCAGCGTCGGCATGCGTACGCAGCGTGTCTCCAGCGACGACAAGCTGATCATCGGGATGCTGCTCGCGGCCGAAGAGCGGGTCACCCACTGGTCCTTCGACATGCGCCTCAACGACGTGCTCGTGATTCCGCCGCTGCTCGAGCATGACGGAATCTTTCACGGTGCATCCGCTTACGCCGCCCTGCGCTTCGACATCAACGAGGTCGCATCGCTATTCGGCGGCGAAGCGAGGCTGAGCAATCCCGAAACCTGGCGCAGGCGCGACCATTTCCGGGCGGACCCCGATAGCGGCGCGATCGCCGCACATCGTCTGGTCCGGATCATGTCACATCTGCGCACCTACAGGAGCGGCCTGACGCCCTCGACCGCCGATTTCTGGAAGCGATCGATCGTCGAATGCATGGCGGCCAACGTGATGTCGTCGTTACCGCCCGACGACACCGGCTGGTTGCCTTCGGCAAGGCGGCTGATCCGCCGGGTCGAGGAGTATCTCGACGAGGCCGGCACGCGCCCAGTGCATGTCTCGGAGATCTGCGCCGCTCTCGGGGTGTCGCGCCGCACCCTCCATCGCGCGTTCCAGGAGGTGTTCGGCTTGGGCCCGGTCAGCTTCCTCAGACACAAGCGGCTGTGTGCCGTTCATTCCATTCTGCATGAGAGCGTTCCCGGCTCGACGACCGTGGCCGCTGTCGCCATGCAGCAGGGCTTCTACGAGCTTGGGCGGTTCTCGCAGTATTACCATGCGATGTTCGGGGAACGCCCGTCGCAGACCCTGGGAGGACGAACTGTCCCTCGCCTGAGGGTTCAGCCCTCTGGGTATGAATTATAG
- a CDS encoding formylglycine-generating enzyme family protein encodes MLRADPDHCEWLPDDVKTGEMVYIPGGTFRMGSDHHYPEEAPSHRVSVDGFWIDRTPVTNRQFKQFVNATGHVTEAQIVPNPKDYPGALKEMLYAGSLVFSPLPRITDLADWSQWWSFMRGANWRHPYGPGSNIKGLDDHPVVHVSYSDAAAYARWAGKELPTEAEWEFAARGGLDGEEFAWGDALMPGGKHMANTWQGNFPVQNLREDGFERTSPVMAFPPNGYGLHDMIGNVWEWTSDWWSSKHTADAAKPCCIPRNPRGGREEASFDPCQPDIRIPRRVLKGGSHLCAPNYCRRYRPAARHAEPVDTSTSHVGFRCVVRGPIDTREKEGSAAT; translated from the coding sequence ATGCTGCGGGCGGATCCGGATCATTGCGAGTGGTTGCCGGACGACGTGAAGACCGGCGAGATGGTCTACATTCCCGGCGGGACCTTCCGTATGGGATCCGACCATCATTATCCCGAGGAGGCGCCGAGCCACCGCGTCTCCGTCGACGGTTTCTGGATTGACCGTACGCCGGTAACCAACCGGCAGTTCAAGCAATTCGTCAACGCCACCGGCCACGTCACCGAAGCGCAGATCGTCCCCAATCCCAAGGATTATCCCGGCGCGCTCAAGGAAATGCTCTACGCCGGCTCGCTGGTGTTCTCGCCACTGCCGCGCATTACCGATCTTGCCGACTGGAGCCAGTGGTGGAGCTTCATGCGCGGCGCCAACTGGCGTCATCCTTACGGCCCTGGCAGCAACATCAAGGGCCTCGACGACCATCCGGTCGTACACGTCTCCTATAGCGATGCAGCCGCTTATGCCCGCTGGGCCGGCAAGGAGCTGCCGACGGAAGCGGAATGGGAATTCGCCGCGCGCGGCGGCCTCGACGGCGAGGAGTTCGCCTGGGGCGATGCCCTGATGCCCGGCGGCAAGCACATGGCCAACACGTGGCAGGGCAATTTCCCCGTCCAGAATCTCCGCGAGGATGGGTTCGAGCGTACCTCGCCGGTCATGGCTTTCCCGCCGAACGGCTACGGCCTCCACGACATGATCGGCAATGTCTGGGAGTGGACCTCGGACTGGTGGTCGTCAAAGCATACCGCCGATGCCGCAAAGCCTTGCTGCATTCCCAGAAATCCCCGCGGCGGCCGCGAGGAGGCAAGCTTTGATCCATGTCAACCCGACATCCGCATCCCGCGGAGAGTCTTGAAGGGCGGCTCGCATCTCTGCGCGCCGAACTATTGCCGCCGCTACCGCCCCGCCGCCCGCCACGCCGAGCCGGTCGATACCTCGACCAGCCACGTCGGCTTCAGGTGCGTGGTGCGCGGACCTATCGACACTCGAGAAAAAGAAGGAAGCGCCGCAACGTAG
- a CDS encoding mobilome CxxCx(11)CxxC protein: MAEKEPFTHPAHISVIAPARKAKMSLSEDDIRQEAWKQFIDNRGAHEIFKRRAASLNRWMRTRDFLGVSIPVIVAFVATTDWMDKLGRFKTIALALLAVAGLAQALLSLWSLIARWDEDRAKSIQLMADTSELEVNWRDIGRRDVAGLEAAYEVARARQRVVDARLASAELTQDELRIGMRAGLRELQKPCVTCNEIPATIDPPKKPKKPCPVCGGERLNG; encoded by the coding sequence TTGGCAGAAAAAGAGCCGTTCACACACCCTGCACACATTTCCGTGATTGCTCCGGCTAGAAAGGCCAAGATGTCGCTGAGCGAAGATGACATTCGGCAGGAAGCCTGGAAGCAATTTATCGATAATCGCGGCGCTCACGAGATTTTCAAGCGGCGGGCAGCTTCGCTGAATCGTTGGATGCGAACGCGCGACTTTTTGGGCGTCTCTATCCCGGTGATCGTGGCCTTTGTTGCGACGACCGATTGGATGGACAAATTGGGCCGCTTCAAAACGATAGCGCTCGCTCTGTTGGCAGTCGCTGGTCTAGCCCAGGCGCTGCTGTCGCTTTGGTCCCTCATCGCGCGATGGGACGAAGACCGGGCAAAATCGATCCAGCTGATGGCTGATACGAGCGAACTGGAGGTCAATTGGCGGGATATTGGAAGGCGAGATGTGGCCGGGCTCGAAGCGGCTTACGAAGTGGCCAGAGCGCGCCAACGGGTTGTAGACGCTAGACTGGCGTCCGCTGAACTGACGCAAGATGAGCTGCGCATCGGGATGCGGGCCGGCTTGCGAGAGTTGCAGAAACCCTGCGTTACATGCAACGAGATACCCGCTACGATCGACCCGCCGAAAAAGCCCAAAAAGCCTTGTCCGGTATGTGGAGGAGAAAGACTCAATGGATGA
- a CDS encoding RusA family crossover junction endodeoxyribonuclease, whose amino-acid sequence MSEPITITLAGAPQGKGRARAFLRGRHIRHYTPERTRSYEGMIRTAAMEALADREAFDEPIELILRAIFPVPGSWSNRKRAQAYTGSIKPGKKPDLDNIAKAWNDALNGVVYRDDSLICRMALEKRYGPRALVVVTVQPMTTVPHRNVPVQSVPFSVLGESNGSGE is encoded by the coding sequence ATGAGCGAGCCAATCACCATCACTCTCGCCGGCGCTCCCCAGGGAAAGGGCCGAGCTCGAGCATTCCTTCGTGGGCGCCACATCAGGCACTACACGCCTGAGAGAACCCGCAGTTATGAGGGTATGATCCGTACCGCGGCCATGGAAGCGCTCGCAGACCGAGAGGCATTTGACGAGCCGATTGAGCTGATCCTGCGGGCGATCTTCCCGGTGCCGGGCTCGTGGTCCAATCGAAAGCGGGCGCAGGCATACACCGGCAGCATCAAGCCCGGCAAAAAGCCGGATCTCGACAACATCGCCAAAGCCTGGAACGACGCGCTCAACGGCGTCGTGTATCGCGATGACAGTTTGATTTGCCGGATGGCGCTGGAGAAGCGTTACGGGCCTCGGGCCCTCGTGGTCGTCACGGTGCAGCCGATGACGACCGTTCCGCATCGAAACGTTCCAGTGCAGAGCGTGCCTTTCAGTGTTCTGGGCGAGAGCAACGGGAGCGGTGAATGA